CACGCGGAACACCTCCGCCGGCTCTTCGCCCCAGTCGAGCATCCCGCGCAATCCGAGCATGGTGCGCGACAGCGCCTCGAGCCGCCGCAGGGACGGTTCCGGCAGCTCTACATTCTGGGCTTCCGCGATCGACTTCCAGTCGGGGAGGAACGATGACGGCATGGTTTAATGATGGCATGCCGAATCGCGAGCCGACCATCAGCGGCGCGCACACGCCCCTGCTCGTTTCCAGCGAAGAGGACGCCCTGTTCCGCTCTTCCGTCGCCGAGTTCGCGCGCAAAGAGATCGCCCCGCGCGCGCAGGCCATGGATGCAGCCGGCAAGCTCGAAGCCGGGCTGTTGCGCCAGCTGTTCGAGATGGGCCTGATGGGCATTGAAATCCCGGAAGAGTATGGCGGGCAGGGGGGCACCTTCACGCAGGCGCTGCTCGCCATCGAAGAGATCGCCAAGGCCGACCCTGCGGCGGCGGTCGTCGTGGACGTCCAGAACACGCTGGTGAACTTCGCCCTCATGCAGTGGGGCACGGAGGAACAGAAGCGCAGCTGGCTGCCCCGGCTGGCCGTGGACACGCTGGGCGCGTTCGCGCTGAGCGAAGCCGGCGCCGGCTCGGACGCGTTCGCCCTCGCCGCCCGCGCCGTTGCCGACGGAGACGGCTTCCGGGTGACGGGACGGAAACTGTGGATCACAAACGCGGCGGAAGCGGGGCTGTTTCTCGTATTCGCCAACTCCAACCCCGACGCGGGCTACCGCGGCATCACGTGCTTCCTCATCGGGCGCGAGGCGGCAGGGCTGCAGATCGGCCGCA
This DNA window, taken from Bryobacteraceae bacterium, encodes the following:
- a CDS encoding acyl-CoA dehydrogenase — its product is MPNREPTISGAHTPLLVSSEEDALFRSSVAEFARKEIAPRAQAMDAAGKLEAGLLRQLFEMGLMGIEIPEEYGGQGGTFTQALLAIEEIAKADPAAAVVVDVQNTLVNFALMQWGTEEQKRSWLPRLAVDTLGAFALSEAGAGSDAFALAARAVADGDGFRVTGRKLWITNAAEAGLFLVFANSNPDAGYRGITCFLIGREAAGLQIGRKEDKLGIRASSTCELILDDVRVPASAVLGQPGQGYRIAIETLNVGRIGIAAQMTGLAAAALEHAIEYAKQRKQFGRPIAEFQAVRMDLARMATDLETARLLVYNAARRREAGLDFVKEAAMAKYWASEIAETAASRAIEIFGGAGFTRDYPVEKLFRDSKIGRIYEGTTNMQLLTIAKQLLG